One genomic region from Ursus arctos isolate Adak ecotype North America unplaced genomic scaffold, UrsArc2.0 scaffold_17, whole genome shotgun sequence encodes:
- the MBD1 gene encoding methyl-CpG-binding domain protein 1 isoform X7 produces the protein MAEDWLDCPALGPGWKRREVFRKSGATCGRSDTYYQSPTGDRIRSKVELTRYLGPACDLTLFDFKQGILCYPAPKPQPIAVPSRKRKKPSRPAKTRKRQVGPQKGEVRREAPGDETKADANTAPTSLPAPGCCENCGISFSGDGTRRQRLKTLCKDCRAQRIAFNREQRMFKRVGCGECAACRVTEDCGACSTCLLQLPHDVASGLFCKCEQRRCLRIVERSRGCGVCRGCQTREDCGRCRVCLRPPRPGLRRQWRCVQRRCLRHLAHRLRRHHQRCQRRPPLAVAPPAGKRSRRRGGCDSKMAARRRPPRTQPLPPVPPSQPPESPELHPRALAPSPPAEFIYYCVDEDELQPYTNRRQNRKCGACAACLRRMDCGHCDFCCDKPKFGGSNQKRQKCRWRQCLQFAMKRLLPSVWAGSEDGAGPPPPYSRRKRPGSARRPRLGQILKASLTTPTARSGRAQTPVKQETGSGFVLPPPGTDLVFLREGASSPVQVPGPAAASTEALLQVKQEKADAQEDWTPGTAILTSPVLLSGCPSKAVDPALPPVKQEPLDPEEDKEEESKDDSASDSAPEEEAGGAGTPVITEIFSLGGTRLRDTAVWLPRAGNREGKMDVKCGRRRTLWRARARAGTGEDGLEPMSVSHHLQLR, from the exons ATGGCTGAGGACTGGCTGGACTGCCCAGCCTTGGGCCCTGGCTGGAAGCGCCGTGAGGTCTTTCGAAAGTCAGGTGCCACCTGTGGACGCTCAGACACCTATTACCAGAG CCCCACAGGAGACAGGATCCGAAGCAAAGTTGAGCTGACCCGATACCTGGGCCCTGCGTGCGACCTCACCCTCTTCGACTTCAAACAAGGCATTCTGTGCTATCCAGCCCCTAAG CCCCAGCCCATAGCTGTCCCTAGCAGGAAGCGGAAGAAGCCTTCACGGCCAGCCAAGACTCGGAAACGTCAGGTTGGACCCCAGAAGGGTGAGGTCAGAAGGGAGGCCCCAGGAGATGAGACCAAGGCTGATGCCAACACAGCCCCAACTTCACTCCCTGCACCTGG GTGCTGTGAGAACTGTGGAATCAGCTTCTCAGGAGATGGTACCCGAAGACAGCGGCTCAAGACATTATGCAAGGACTGCCGAG cGCAGAGAATTGCTTTCAACCGGGAGCAAAGGATGTTTAAG CGTGTGGGCTGCGGGGAGTGCGCGGCCTGCCGGGTAACCGAGGACTGCGGGGCCTGCTCCACCTGCCTTCTGCAGTTGCCCCATGATGTGGCCTCGGGGCTGTTCTGCAAGTGTGAGCAGAGACGGTGCCTGCGGATTGTGGAAAGG AGCCGAGGGTGTGGAGTATGCCGGGGCTGTCAGACCCGAGAGGACTGTGGCCGTTGTCGAGTCTGCCTTCGCCCTCCCCGCCCTGGTCTCAGGCGCCAGTGGAGGTGTGTCCAGAGGCGCTGCTTACGG CACCTTGCCCACCGTCTCCGTCGCCACCATCAGCGATGTCAACGACGCCCTCCCCTagctgtggctccccctgct GGTAAACGTAGCCGCCGCAGGGGAGGCTGCGACTCCAAGATGGCTGCCCGGCGGCGCCCCCCGCGAACCCAGCCACTGCCTCCAGTTCCCCCATCACAGCCTCCAGAGTCCCCAGAGCTG CACCCCAGAGCCCTGGCCCCCTCGCCACCTGCCGAGTTCATCTATTACTGTGTAGACGAGGACGAGCTA caGCCTTACACGAACCGTCGGCAGAACCGCAAGTGTGGGGCCTGTGCAGCCTGCCTACGCCGGATGGACTGTGGTCACTGCGACTTCTGCTGTGACAAGCCCAAATTTGGGGGCAGCAACCAGAAGCGCCAGAAGTGTCGTTGGCGCCAATGCCTGCAGTTTGCCATG AAGCGGCTGCTGCCTAGTGTCTGGGCAGGATCTGAGGATGGGGCAGGGCCGCCCCCACCTTACTCTCGTCGAAAGAGACCTGGCTCTGCTCGACGGCCCCGTCTGGGCCAGATACTGAAGGCCTCCTTGACCACACCCACAGCCCGATCAGGCCGTGCCCAGACTCCAGTGAAACAGGAAACAGGCAGTGGCTTTGTGCTACCCCCACCTGGCACCGACCTTGTGTTCTTACGGGAAGGTGCAAGCAGTCCTGTGCAGGTGCCTGGCCCTGCTGCAGCTTCCACAGAAGCCCTGTTGCAG GTGAAGCAAGAGAAGGCGGATGCCCAGGAAGACTGGACACCGGGCACAGCCATCCTGACTTCTCCTGTATTGCTGTCTGGCTGCCCCAGCAAG GCAGTagacccagccctgccacctgtgAAGCAAGAGCCACTGGACCCTGAGGAGGACAAGGAAGAAGAGAGCAAGGATGACTCCGCCTCCGACTCGGCcccagaggaggaggcaggaggggctggcACACCCGTG ATCACGGAGATTTTCAGCCTGGGTGGAACCCGCCTCCGGGACACAGCAGTCTGGTTGCCAAG GGCAGGCAATCGGGAAGGGAAGATGGATGTAAAGTGTGGGAGACGGAGGACACTTTGGCGCGCACGAGCAAGAGCTGGAACCGGCGAGGATGGCCTAGAACCCATGTCAGTGTCTCACCACCTCCAACTTCGATGA
- the MBD1 gene encoding methyl-CpG-binding domain protein 1 isoform X11 has product MAEDWLDCPALGPGWKRREVFRKSGATCGRSDTYYQSPTGDRIRSKVELTRYLGPACDLTLFDFKQGILCYPAPKPQPIAVPSRKRKKPSRPAKTRKRQVGPQKGEVRREAPGDETKADANTAPTSLPAPGCCENCGISFSGDGTRRQRLKTLCKDCRAQRIAFNREQRMFKRVGCGECAACRVTEDCGACSTCLLQLPHDVASGLFCKCEQRRCLRIVERSRGCGVCRGCQTREDCGRCRVCLRPPRPGLRRQWRCVQRRCLRGKRSRRRGGCDSKMAARRRPPRTQPLPPVPPSQPPESPELHPRALAPSPPAEFIYYCVDEDELPYTNRRQNRKCGACAACLRRMDCGHCDFCCDKPKFGGSNQKRQKCRWRQCLQFAMKRLLPSVWAGSEDGAGPPPPYSRRKRPGSARRPRLGQILKASLTTPTARSGRAQTPVKQETGSGFVLPPPGTDLVFLREGASSPVQVPGPAAASTEALLQVKQEKADAQEDWTPGTAILTSPVLLSGCPSKAVDPALPPVKQEPLDPEEDKEEESKDDSASDSAPEEEAGGAGTPVITEIFSLGGTRLRDTAVWLPSLQGRQSGREDGCKVWETEDTLARTSKSWNRRGWPRTHVSVSPPPTSMMWVSCRRSWCPSSQS; this is encoded by the exons ATGGCTGAGGACTGGCTGGACTGCCCAGCCTTGGGCCCTGGCTGGAAGCGCCGTGAGGTCTTTCGAAAGTCAGGTGCCACCTGTGGACGCTCAGACACCTATTACCAGAG CCCCACAGGAGACAGGATCCGAAGCAAAGTTGAGCTGACCCGATACCTGGGCCCTGCGTGCGACCTCACCCTCTTCGACTTCAAACAAGGCATTCTGTGCTATCCAGCCCCTAAG CCCCAGCCCATAGCTGTCCCTAGCAGGAAGCGGAAGAAGCCTTCACGGCCAGCCAAGACTCGGAAACGTCAGGTTGGACCCCAGAAGGGTGAGGTCAGAAGGGAGGCCCCAGGAGATGAGACCAAGGCTGATGCCAACACAGCCCCAACTTCACTCCCTGCACCTGG GTGCTGTGAGAACTGTGGAATCAGCTTCTCAGGAGATGGTACCCGAAGACAGCGGCTCAAGACATTATGCAAGGACTGCCGAG cGCAGAGAATTGCTTTCAACCGGGAGCAAAGGATGTTTAAG CGTGTGGGCTGCGGGGAGTGCGCGGCCTGCCGGGTAACCGAGGACTGCGGGGCCTGCTCCACCTGCCTTCTGCAGTTGCCCCATGATGTGGCCTCGGGGCTGTTCTGCAAGTGTGAGCAGAGACGGTGCCTGCGGATTGTGGAAAGG AGCCGAGGGTGTGGAGTATGCCGGGGCTGTCAGACCCGAGAGGACTGTGGCCGTTGTCGAGTCTGCCTTCGCCCTCCCCGCCCTGGTCTCAGGCGCCAGTGGAGGTGTGTCCAGAGGCGCTGCTTACGG GGTAAACGTAGCCGCCGCAGGGGAGGCTGCGACTCCAAGATGGCTGCCCGGCGGCGCCCCCCGCGAACCCAGCCACTGCCTCCAGTTCCCCCATCACAGCCTCCAGAGTCCCCAGAGCTG CACCCCAGAGCCCTGGCCCCCTCGCCACCTGCCGAGTTCATCTATTACTGTGTAGACGAGGACGAGCTA CCTTACACGAACCGTCGGCAGAACCGCAAGTGTGGGGCCTGTGCAGCCTGCCTACGCCGGATGGACTGTGGTCACTGCGACTTCTGCTGTGACAAGCCCAAATTTGGGGGCAGCAACCAGAAGCGCCAGAAGTGTCGTTGGCGCCAATGCCTGCAGTTTGCCATG AAGCGGCTGCTGCCTAGTGTCTGGGCAGGATCTGAGGATGGGGCAGGGCCGCCCCCACCTTACTCTCGTCGAAAGAGACCTGGCTCTGCTCGACGGCCCCGTCTGGGCCAGATACTGAAGGCCTCCTTGACCACACCCACAGCCCGATCAGGCCGTGCCCAGACTCCAGTGAAACAGGAAACAGGCAGTGGCTTTGTGCTACCCCCACCTGGCACCGACCTTGTGTTCTTACGGGAAGGTGCAAGCAGTCCTGTGCAGGTGCCTGGCCCTGCTGCAGCTTCCACAGAAGCCCTGTTGCAG GTGAAGCAAGAGAAGGCGGATGCCCAGGAAGACTGGACACCGGGCACAGCCATCCTGACTTCTCCTGTATTGCTGTCTGGCTGCCCCAGCAAG GCAGTagacccagccctgccacctgtgAAGCAAGAGCCACTGGACCCTGAGGAGGACAAGGAAGAAGAGAGCAAGGATGACTCCGCCTCCGACTCGGCcccagaggaggaggcaggaggggctggcACACCCGTG ATCACGGAGATTTTCAGCCTGGGTGGAACCCGCCTCCGGGACACAGCAGTCTGGTTGCCAAG TCTGCAGGGCAGGCAATCGGGAAGGGAAGATGGATGTAAAGTGTGGGAGACGGAGGACACTTTGGCGCGCACGAGCAAGAGCTGGAACCGGCGAGGATGGCCTAGAACCCATGTCAGTGTCTCACCACCTCCAACTTCGATGATGTGGGTGTCCTGCAGAAGAAGCTGGTGCCCTTCATCACAGAGTTAA
- the MBD1 gene encoding methyl-CpG-binding domain protein 1 isoform X39, protein MAEDWLDCPALGPGWKRREVFRKSGATCGRSDTYYQSPTGDRIRSKVELTRYLGPACDLTLFDFKQGILCYPAPKPQPIAVPSRKRKKPSRPAKTRKRQVGPQKGEVRREAPGDETKADANTAPTSLPAPGCCENCGISFSGDGTRRQRLKTLCKDCRAQRIAFNREQRMFKRVGCGECAACRVTEDCGACSTCLLQLPHDVASGLFCKCEQRRCLRIVERSRGCGVCRGCQTREDCGRCRVCLRPPRPGLRRQWRCVQRRCLRGKRSRRRGGCDSKMAARRRPPRTQPLPPVPPSQPPESPELHPRALAPSPPAEFIYYCVDEDELQPYTNRRQNRKCGACAACLRRMDCGHCDFCCDKPKFGGSNQKRQKCRWRQCLQFAMKRLLPSVWAGSEDGAGPPPPYSRRKRPGSARRPRLGQILKASLTTPTARSGRAQTPVKQETGSGFVLPPPGTDLVFLREGASSPVQVPGPAAASTEALLQVKQEKADAQEDWTPGTAILTSPVLLSGCPSKAVDPALPPVKQEPLDPEEDKEEESKDDSASDSAPEEEAGGAGTPVITEIFSLGGTRLRDTAVWLPRSKDLKKPGARKQ, encoded by the exons ATGGCTGAGGACTGGCTGGACTGCCCAGCCTTGGGCCCTGGCTGGAAGCGCCGTGAGGTCTTTCGAAAGTCAGGTGCCACCTGTGGACGCTCAGACACCTATTACCAGAG CCCCACAGGAGACAGGATCCGAAGCAAAGTTGAGCTGACCCGATACCTGGGCCCTGCGTGCGACCTCACCCTCTTCGACTTCAAACAAGGCATTCTGTGCTATCCAGCCCCTAAG CCCCAGCCCATAGCTGTCCCTAGCAGGAAGCGGAAGAAGCCTTCACGGCCAGCCAAGACTCGGAAACGTCAGGTTGGACCCCAGAAGGGTGAGGTCAGAAGGGAGGCCCCAGGAGATGAGACCAAGGCTGATGCCAACACAGCCCCAACTTCACTCCCTGCACCTGG GTGCTGTGAGAACTGTGGAATCAGCTTCTCAGGAGATGGTACCCGAAGACAGCGGCTCAAGACATTATGCAAGGACTGCCGAG cGCAGAGAATTGCTTTCAACCGGGAGCAAAGGATGTTTAAG CGTGTGGGCTGCGGGGAGTGCGCGGCCTGCCGGGTAACCGAGGACTGCGGGGCCTGCTCCACCTGCCTTCTGCAGTTGCCCCATGATGTGGCCTCGGGGCTGTTCTGCAAGTGTGAGCAGAGACGGTGCCTGCGGATTGTGGAAAGG AGCCGAGGGTGTGGAGTATGCCGGGGCTGTCAGACCCGAGAGGACTGTGGCCGTTGTCGAGTCTGCCTTCGCCCTCCCCGCCCTGGTCTCAGGCGCCAGTGGAGGTGTGTCCAGAGGCGCTGCTTACGG GGTAAACGTAGCCGCCGCAGGGGAGGCTGCGACTCCAAGATGGCTGCCCGGCGGCGCCCCCCGCGAACCCAGCCACTGCCTCCAGTTCCCCCATCACAGCCTCCAGAGTCCCCAGAGCTG CACCCCAGAGCCCTGGCCCCCTCGCCACCTGCCGAGTTCATCTATTACTGTGTAGACGAGGACGAGCTA caGCCTTACACGAACCGTCGGCAGAACCGCAAGTGTGGGGCCTGTGCAGCCTGCCTACGCCGGATGGACTGTGGTCACTGCGACTTCTGCTGTGACAAGCCCAAATTTGGGGGCAGCAACCAGAAGCGCCAGAAGTGTCGTTGGCGCCAATGCCTGCAGTTTGCCATG AAGCGGCTGCTGCCTAGTGTCTGGGCAGGATCTGAGGATGGGGCAGGGCCGCCCCCACCTTACTCTCGTCGAAAGAGACCTGGCTCTGCTCGACGGCCCCGTCTGGGCCAGATACTGAAGGCCTCCTTGACCACACCCACAGCCCGATCAGGCCGTGCCCAGACTCCAGTGAAACAGGAAACAGGCAGTGGCTTTGTGCTACCCCCACCTGGCACCGACCTTGTGTTCTTACGGGAAGGTGCAAGCAGTCCTGTGCAGGTGCCTGGCCCTGCTGCAGCTTCCACAGAAGCCCTGTTGCAG GTGAAGCAAGAGAAGGCGGATGCCCAGGAAGACTGGACACCGGGCACAGCCATCCTGACTTCTCCTGTATTGCTGTCTGGCTGCCCCAGCAAG GCAGTagacccagccctgccacctgtgAAGCAAGAGCCACTGGACCCTGAGGAGGACAAGGAAGAAGAGAGCAAGGATGACTCCGCCTCCGACTCGGCcccagaggaggaggcaggaggggctggcACACCCGTG ATCACGGAGATTTTCAGCCTGGGTGGAACCCGCCTCCGGGACACAGCAGTCTGGTTGCCAAG GTCCAAGGACCTTAAAAAACCTGGAGCTAGAAAGCAGTAG
- the MBD1 gene encoding methyl-CpG-binding domain protein 1 isoform X31, translated as MAEDWLDCPALGPGWKRREVFRKSGATCGRSDTYYQSPTGDRIRSKVELTRYLGPACDLTLFDFKQGILCYPAPKPQPIAVPSRKRKKPSRPAKTRKRQVGPQKGEVRREAPGDETKADANTAPTSLPAPGCCENCGISFSGDGTRRQRLKTLCKDCRAQRIAFNREQRMFKRVGCGECAACRVTEDCGACSTCLLQLPHDVASGLFCKCEQRRCLRIVERSRGCGVCRGCQTREDCGRCRVCLRPPRPGLRRQWRCVQRRCLRGKRSRRRGGCDSKMAARRRPPRTQPLPPVPPSQPPESPELHPRALAPSPPAEFIYYCVDEDELPYTNRRQNRKCGACAACLRRMDCGHCDFCCDKPKFGGSNQKRQKCRWRQCLQFAMKRLLPSVWAGSEDGAGPPPPYSRRKRPGSARRPRLGQILKASLTTPTARSGRAQTPVKQETGSGFVLPPPGTDLVFLREGASSPVQVPGPAAASTEALLQEAQCPGLSWVVALPQVKQEKADAQEDWTPGTAILTSPVLLSGCPSKAVDPALPPVKQEPLDPEEDKEEESKDDSASDSAPEEEAGGAGTPVITEIFSLGGTRLRDTAVWLPRSKDLKKPGARKQ; from the exons ATGGCTGAGGACTGGCTGGACTGCCCAGCCTTGGGCCCTGGCTGGAAGCGCCGTGAGGTCTTTCGAAAGTCAGGTGCCACCTGTGGACGCTCAGACACCTATTACCAGAG CCCCACAGGAGACAGGATCCGAAGCAAAGTTGAGCTGACCCGATACCTGGGCCCTGCGTGCGACCTCACCCTCTTCGACTTCAAACAAGGCATTCTGTGCTATCCAGCCCCTAAG CCCCAGCCCATAGCTGTCCCTAGCAGGAAGCGGAAGAAGCCTTCACGGCCAGCCAAGACTCGGAAACGTCAGGTTGGACCCCAGAAGGGTGAGGTCAGAAGGGAGGCCCCAGGAGATGAGACCAAGGCTGATGCCAACACAGCCCCAACTTCACTCCCTGCACCTGG GTGCTGTGAGAACTGTGGAATCAGCTTCTCAGGAGATGGTACCCGAAGACAGCGGCTCAAGACATTATGCAAGGACTGCCGAG cGCAGAGAATTGCTTTCAACCGGGAGCAAAGGATGTTTAAG CGTGTGGGCTGCGGGGAGTGCGCGGCCTGCCGGGTAACCGAGGACTGCGGGGCCTGCTCCACCTGCCTTCTGCAGTTGCCCCATGATGTGGCCTCGGGGCTGTTCTGCAAGTGTGAGCAGAGACGGTGCCTGCGGATTGTGGAAAGG AGCCGAGGGTGTGGAGTATGCCGGGGCTGTCAGACCCGAGAGGACTGTGGCCGTTGTCGAGTCTGCCTTCGCCCTCCCCGCCCTGGTCTCAGGCGCCAGTGGAGGTGTGTCCAGAGGCGCTGCTTACGG GGTAAACGTAGCCGCCGCAGGGGAGGCTGCGACTCCAAGATGGCTGCCCGGCGGCGCCCCCCGCGAACCCAGCCACTGCCTCCAGTTCCCCCATCACAGCCTCCAGAGTCCCCAGAGCTG CACCCCAGAGCCCTGGCCCCCTCGCCACCTGCCGAGTTCATCTATTACTGTGTAGACGAGGACGAGCTA CCTTACACGAACCGTCGGCAGAACCGCAAGTGTGGGGCCTGTGCAGCCTGCCTACGCCGGATGGACTGTGGTCACTGCGACTTCTGCTGTGACAAGCCCAAATTTGGGGGCAGCAACCAGAAGCGCCAGAAGTGTCGTTGGCGCCAATGCCTGCAGTTTGCCATG AAGCGGCTGCTGCCTAGTGTCTGGGCAGGATCTGAGGATGGGGCAGGGCCGCCCCCACCTTACTCTCGTCGAAAGAGACCTGGCTCTGCTCGACGGCCCCGTCTGGGCCAGATACTGAAGGCCTCCTTGACCACACCCACAGCCCGATCAGGCCGTGCCCAGACTCCAGTGAAACAGGAAACAGGCAGTGGCTTTGTGCTACCCCCACCTGGCACCGACCTTGTGTTCTTACGGGAAGGTGCAAGCAGTCCTGTGCAGGTGCCTGGCCCTGCTGCAGCTTCCACAGAAGCCCTGTTGCAG GAGGCCCAGTGCCCTGGCCTGAGTTGGGTTGTGGCCTTACCCCAGGTGAAGCAAGAGAAGGCGGATGCCCAGGAAGACTGGACACCGGGCACAGCCATCCTGACTTCTCCTGTATTGCTGTCTGGCTGCCCCAGCAAG GCAGTagacccagccctgccacctgtgAAGCAAGAGCCACTGGACCCTGAGGAGGACAAGGAAGAAGAGAGCAAGGATGACTCCGCCTCCGACTCGGCcccagaggaggaggcaggaggggctggcACACCCGTG ATCACGGAGATTTTCAGCCTGGGTGGAACCCGCCTCCGGGACACAGCAGTCTGGTTGCCAAG GTCCAAGGACCTTAAAAAACCTGGAGCTAGAAAGCAGTAG
- the MBD1 gene encoding methyl-CpG-binding domain protein 1 isoform X3, whose translation MAEDWLDCPALGPGWKRREVFRKSGATCGRSDTYYQSPTGDRIRSKVELTRYLGPACDLTLFDFKQGILCYPAPKPQPIAVPSRKRKKPSRPAKTRKRQVGPQKGEVRREAPGDETKADANTAPTSLPAPGCCENCGISFSGDGTRRQRLKTLCKDCRAQRIAFNREQRMFKRVGCGECAACRVTEDCGACSTCLLQLPHDVASGLFCKCEQRRCLRIVERSRGCGVCRGCQTREDCGRCRVCLRPPRPGLRRQWRCVQRRCLRHLAHRLRRHHQRCQRRPPLAVAPPAGKRSRRRGGCDSKMAARRRPPRTQPLPPVPPSQPPESPELHPRALAPSPPAEFIYYCVDEDELQPYTNRRQNRKCGACAACLRRMDCGHCDFCCDKPKFGGSNQKRQKCRWRQCLQFAMKRLLPSVWAGSEDGAGPPPPYSRRKRPGSARRPRLGQILKASLTTPTARSGRAQTPVKQETGSGFVLPPPGTDLVFLREGASSPVQVPGPAAASTEALLQVKQEKADAQEDWTPGTAILTSPVLLSGCPSKAVDPALPPVKQEPLDPEEDKEEESKDDSASDSAPEEEAGGAGTPVITEIFSLGGTRLRDTAVWLPSLQGRQSGREDGCKVWETEDTLARTSKSWNRRGWPRTHVSVSPPPTSMMWVSCRRSWCPSSQS comes from the exons ATGGCTGAGGACTGGCTGGACTGCCCAGCCTTGGGCCCTGGCTGGAAGCGCCGTGAGGTCTTTCGAAAGTCAGGTGCCACCTGTGGACGCTCAGACACCTATTACCAGAG CCCCACAGGAGACAGGATCCGAAGCAAAGTTGAGCTGACCCGATACCTGGGCCCTGCGTGCGACCTCACCCTCTTCGACTTCAAACAAGGCATTCTGTGCTATCCAGCCCCTAAG CCCCAGCCCATAGCTGTCCCTAGCAGGAAGCGGAAGAAGCCTTCACGGCCAGCCAAGACTCGGAAACGTCAGGTTGGACCCCAGAAGGGTGAGGTCAGAAGGGAGGCCCCAGGAGATGAGACCAAGGCTGATGCCAACACAGCCCCAACTTCACTCCCTGCACCTGG GTGCTGTGAGAACTGTGGAATCAGCTTCTCAGGAGATGGTACCCGAAGACAGCGGCTCAAGACATTATGCAAGGACTGCCGAG cGCAGAGAATTGCTTTCAACCGGGAGCAAAGGATGTTTAAG CGTGTGGGCTGCGGGGAGTGCGCGGCCTGCCGGGTAACCGAGGACTGCGGGGCCTGCTCCACCTGCCTTCTGCAGTTGCCCCATGATGTGGCCTCGGGGCTGTTCTGCAAGTGTGAGCAGAGACGGTGCCTGCGGATTGTGGAAAGG AGCCGAGGGTGTGGAGTATGCCGGGGCTGTCAGACCCGAGAGGACTGTGGCCGTTGTCGAGTCTGCCTTCGCCCTCCCCGCCCTGGTCTCAGGCGCCAGTGGAGGTGTGTCCAGAGGCGCTGCTTACGG CACCTTGCCCACCGTCTCCGTCGCCACCATCAGCGATGTCAACGACGCCCTCCCCTagctgtggctccccctgct GGTAAACGTAGCCGCCGCAGGGGAGGCTGCGACTCCAAGATGGCTGCCCGGCGGCGCCCCCCGCGAACCCAGCCACTGCCTCCAGTTCCCCCATCACAGCCTCCAGAGTCCCCAGAGCTG CACCCCAGAGCCCTGGCCCCCTCGCCACCTGCCGAGTTCATCTATTACTGTGTAGACGAGGACGAGCTA caGCCTTACACGAACCGTCGGCAGAACCGCAAGTGTGGGGCCTGTGCAGCCTGCCTACGCCGGATGGACTGTGGTCACTGCGACTTCTGCTGTGACAAGCCCAAATTTGGGGGCAGCAACCAGAAGCGCCAGAAGTGTCGTTGGCGCCAATGCCTGCAGTTTGCCATG AAGCGGCTGCTGCCTAGTGTCTGGGCAGGATCTGAGGATGGGGCAGGGCCGCCCCCACCTTACTCTCGTCGAAAGAGACCTGGCTCTGCTCGACGGCCCCGTCTGGGCCAGATACTGAAGGCCTCCTTGACCACACCCACAGCCCGATCAGGCCGTGCCCAGACTCCAGTGAAACAGGAAACAGGCAGTGGCTTTGTGCTACCCCCACCTGGCACCGACCTTGTGTTCTTACGGGAAGGTGCAAGCAGTCCTGTGCAGGTGCCTGGCCCTGCTGCAGCTTCCACAGAAGCCCTGTTGCAG GTGAAGCAAGAGAAGGCGGATGCCCAGGAAGACTGGACACCGGGCACAGCCATCCTGACTTCTCCTGTATTGCTGTCTGGCTGCCCCAGCAAG GCAGTagacccagccctgccacctgtgAAGCAAGAGCCACTGGACCCTGAGGAGGACAAGGAAGAAGAGAGCAAGGATGACTCCGCCTCCGACTCGGCcccagaggaggaggcaggaggggctggcACACCCGTG ATCACGGAGATTTTCAGCCTGGGTGGAACCCGCCTCCGGGACACAGCAGTCTGGTTGCCAAG TCTGCAGGGCAGGCAATCGGGAAGGGAAGATGGATGTAAAGTGTGGGAGACGGAGGACACTTTGGCGCGCACGAGCAAGAGCTGGAACCGGCGAGGATGGCCTAGAACCCATGTCAGTGTCTCACCACCTCCAACTTCGATGATGTGGGTGTCCTGCAGAAGAAGCTGGTGCCCTTCATCACAGAGTTAA